One window of the Zea mays cultivar B73 chromosome 3, Zm-B73-REFERENCE-NAM-5.0, whole genome shotgun sequence genome contains the following:
- the LOC103652231 gene encoding ribonuclease P protein subunit p25-like protein, with the protein MGRAINKTVMVVELIKRRIVGLHQNTTTGSTDITDMWEPLEEGLLPLETTRHVSMITITLSKKELDTSSIGYAYCTLLSAAFNDFLCQFVLTKFYGFLCHELTSRYVKSVLTIKGAV; encoded by the exons ATGGGGAGGGCTATCAATAAGACTGTCATGGTTGTGGAATTGATCAAG AGGAGGATTGTTGGCCTCCATCAGAATACCACCACTGGATCTACTGATATTACTGATATGTGGGAGCCATTGGAAGAAGGCCTACTTCC GCTTGAGACAACAAGACATGTCTCTATGATCACTATAACTCTTTCAAAGAAGGAGCTGGACACATCATCTATCGGGTATGCATACTGCACTCTTTTGTCAGCTGCATTTAATGACTTTCTTTGCCAGTTTGTCTTAACCAAATTCTATGGTTTTCTATGCCATGAACTCACATCTCGCTACGTCAAGtctgtactaactattaagggggcagtgtag